One genomic segment of Streptomyces sp. TLI_146 includes these proteins:
- the thiC gene encoding phosphomethylpyrimidine synthase ThiC, translating to MTIQDARTPASNQSEAGKSIGWHKGYVEGSRPDLRVPVRQVHLTNGKDVTLYDTSGPYTDPNIETDVRRGLAPLRENWIIARGDTEEYAGRPVRPEDDGIKHTSPRGGLKNLDAVFPGRPRQPRRGRGGQAVTQLAYARRGEITPEMEYVAIRENVSPEVVREEIAAGRAVLPANVNHPEIEPMIIGKRFLVKVNANIGNSAVTSSIEEEVDKMTWATRWGADTVMDLSTGRNIHTTREWVLRNSPVPIGTVPLYQALEKVDGRAEELTWDIYKDTVIEQAEQGVDYMTVHAGVLLRYVPLTARRKTGIVSRGGSIMAAWCLAHHKESFLYENFEELCEILAAYDVTYSLGDGLRPGSIADANDEAQFAELRTLGELNTIAKRHNVQTMIEGPGHVPMHKIKENIDLQQEICEEAPFYTLGPLTTDVAPAYDHITSGIGAAMIAWWGTAMLCYVTPKEHLGLPNRDDVKTGVITYKIAAHAADLAKGHPGAQEWDDALSDARFEFRWEDQFNLALDPDTAREFHDETLPAEPAKTAHFCSMCGPKFCSMKISQDIRREHGGDLAAGDIEAGMAEKSAEFAAAGNRVYLPIAE from the coding sequence ATGACCATTCAGGATGCACGCACGCCTGCCTCGAACCAGAGCGAGGCCGGGAAGTCCATCGGCTGGCACAAGGGATACGTCGAGGGCTCGCGCCCCGACCTCCGGGTCCCGGTCCGACAGGTGCACCTCACCAACGGCAAGGACGTCACGCTGTACGACACGTCCGGGCCGTACACCGACCCGAACATCGAGACGGACGTCCGCCGAGGTCTCGCGCCGCTCCGGGAGAACTGGATCATCGCGCGCGGGGACACCGAGGAGTACGCGGGCCGCCCGGTCCGCCCCGAGGACGACGGCATCAAGCACACCTCGCCGCGCGGCGGACTGAAGAACCTCGACGCGGTGTTCCCGGGCCGCCCGCGCCAGCCGCGCCGCGGCCGCGGCGGCCAGGCCGTCACCCAGCTCGCGTACGCCCGCCGGGGCGAGATCACCCCGGAGATGGAGTACGTCGCGATCCGCGAGAACGTCTCCCCCGAGGTCGTCCGCGAGGAGATCGCGGCCGGGCGCGCGGTGCTGCCCGCCAACGTCAACCACCCCGAGATCGAGCCGATGATCATCGGCAAGCGGTTCCTGGTGAAGGTCAACGCCAACATCGGCAACTCCGCCGTCACCTCCTCCATCGAGGAGGAGGTCGACAAGATGACCTGGGCCACCCGCTGGGGCGCCGACACGGTCATGGACCTCTCCACCGGCCGCAACATCCACACCACCCGCGAGTGGGTGCTGCGCAACTCCCCCGTCCCGATCGGCACCGTTCCGCTCTACCAGGCGCTGGAGAAGGTCGACGGCCGCGCCGAGGAGCTGACCTGGGACATCTACAAGGACACGGTCATCGAACAGGCCGAGCAGGGCGTCGACTACATGACGGTCCACGCGGGCGTGCTCCTGCGGTACGTGCCGCTCACCGCCCGCCGCAAGACCGGCATCGTCTCGCGCGGCGGCTCGATCATGGCCGCCTGGTGCCTCGCGCACCACAAGGAGTCGTTCCTGTACGAGAACTTCGAGGAGCTCTGCGAGATCCTCGCCGCGTACGACGTGACGTACTCCCTGGGCGACGGGCTGCGCCCGGGCTCCATCGCGGACGCCAACGACGAGGCGCAGTTCGCCGAGCTGCGCACGCTCGGCGAGCTCAACACGATCGCCAAGCGCCACAACGTCCAGACGATGATCGAGGGCCCGGGCCACGTCCCGATGCACAAGATCAAGGAGAACATCGACCTCCAGCAGGAGATCTGCGAGGAGGCGCCGTTCTACACGCTCGGCCCGCTGACCACCGACGTCGCCCCGGCGTACGACCACATCACCTCCGGCATCGGCGCGGCGATGATCGCCTGGTGGGGTACCGCGATGCTCTGCTACGTCACGCCCAAGGAGCACCTGGGCCTGCCGAACCGCGACGACGTGAAGACGGGCGTCATCACCTACAAGATCGCGGCGCACGCGGCCGACCTCGCCAAGGGGCACCCGGGCGCACAGGAGTGGGACGACGCCCTCTCGGATGCCCGCTTCGAGTTCCGCTGGGAGGACCAGTTCAATCTGGCCCTCGACCCGGACACCGCCCGGGAGTTCCACGACGAGACGCTGCCCGCCGAGCCGGCGAAGACCGCTCACTTCTGCTCGATGTGCGGGCCGAAGTTCTGCTCGATGAAGATCTCGCAGGACATCCGCCGCGAGCACGGCGGGGACCTGGCGGCAGGGGACATCGAGGCCGGAATGGCGGAGAAGTCCGCGGAGTTCGCCGCAGCGGGCAACCGCGTCTATCTGCCGATCGCGGAGTGA
- a CDS encoding metallophosphoesterase, with product MVEGSMTQGAGQGPERTETLRDFRVPPYAQAPAHSAQVPPPPPPVEMPPPAQPHPPVGLHPMEAYPADIHPGNAFADEEPPEGYTPTARDLPVINRGDTVQVRVESEPAPAPLPDGLGPLFVVGDVHGYLDELLAALREQGLIDVDGNWAAGNARLWFLGDFTDRGPDGIGVIDLVMRLSAEAAAAGGYCKALMGNHELLLIGAKRFGDTPVNSGAGTATFQAAWLLNGGQKADMDRLQDVHLQWMSRLDAIEQEDGHLLMHSDTTAYLEYGDSIEAVNDTVHALLTRNDADECWDLFRKFTKRFAFRDEGGPQAARELLSAYGGQRVVHGHSPIPYLLGEVGTEDGEEDSRPVVEGPHVYADGLAIAMDGGVTMAGKLLVVQLPLHD from the coding sequence GTGGTGGAGGGGTCGATGACTCAGGGGGCCGGTCAGGGACCCGAGCGGACGGAGACGTTGCGTGACTTCCGGGTGCCTCCGTACGCGCAGGCTCCCGCGCATTCCGCGCAGGTCCCCCCGCCGCCCCCACCCGTCGAGATGCCTCCACCGGCGCAGCCCCACCCTCCCGTGGGCCTGCACCCGATGGAGGCGTACCCCGCGGACATCCACCCGGGGAACGCCTTCGCGGACGAGGAGCCGCCGGAGGGCTACACCCCGACGGCACGCGACCTCCCGGTGATCAACCGGGGGGACACCGTGCAGGTCCGGGTGGAGAGCGAACCCGCCCCGGCACCCCTGCCGGACGGCCTCGGGCCGCTCTTCGTCGTGGGCGACGTCCACGGCTACCTCGACGAACTCCTGGCCGCGCTGCGCGAGCAGGGGCTGATCGACGTCGACGGGAACTGGGCCGCGGGCAACGCCCGCCTCTGGTTCCTCGGCGACTTCACCGACCGCGGTCCCGACGGCATCGGCGTCATCGACCTGGTGATGCGGCTTTCGGCCGAGGCCGCGGCCGCCGGCGGCTACTGCAAGGCGCTCATGGGCAACCACGAGCTGCTCCTGATCGGCGCCAAGCGCTTCGGTGACACCCCGGTCAACTCCGGTGCGGGCACCGCCACCTTCCAGGCCGCCTGGCTGCTCAACGGCGGTCAGAAGGCCGACATGGACCGCCTCCAGGACGTCCACCTCCAGTGGATGTCCCGCCTCGACGCGATCGAGCAGGAGGACGGCCATCTGCTGATGCACTCCGACACCACCGCGTATCTGGAGTACGGCGACTCCATCGAGGCCGTGAACGACACCGTGCACGCGCTGCTCACCCGCAACGACGCCGACGAGTGCTGGGACCTGTTCCGCAAGTTCACCAAGCGTTTCGCCTTCCGCGACGAGGGTGGCCCCCAGGCCGCCCGCGAGCTGCTCTCGGCGTACGGCGGGCAGCGGGTGGTCCATGGACACAGCCCGATCCCCTACCTCCTGGGCGAAGTGGGCACCGAAGACGGCGAGGAAGACTCCCGTCCGGTCGTGGAGGGACCGCATGTGTACGCGGACGGTCTCGCCATCGCCATGGACGGCGGAGTGACCATGGCCGGAAAACTGCTGGTCGTGCAGTTGCCTCTGCATGACTGA
- the hisC gene encoding histidinol-phosphate transaminase, with translation MSETSPKLRAELDGIPTYKPGKPAAAGGPVAFKLSSNENPYPPLPGVMESAVAAAGNFNRYPDMACTGLMNELSDRFGVPLSHLATGTGSVGVAQSLLQATSGPGDEVIYAWRSFEAYPIITQISGATSVKVPLTSGDVHDLDAMAEAITDRTRLIFVCNPNNPTGTVVRRAELERFLDRVPSDVLVVLDEAYKEFVRDADVPDGLEIYRDRPNVAVLRTFSKAYGLAGLRIGFAVAHEPVAAALRKTAVPFGVSQLAQDAAVASLRAEDELLGRVGSLVSERDRVYGGLLGQGWNLPESQANFVWLRLGERTVEFAQACEAAGVVVRPFAGEGVRVTIGETEANDLFLKVAEGFRKAN, from the coding sequence GTGAGCGAGACGAGCCCCAAGCTGCGCGCCGAGCTGGACGGCATCCCCACCTACAAGCCGGGCAAGCCCGCGGCCGCCGGCGGCCCGGTCGCCTTCAAGCTGTCCTCCAACGAGAACCCGTACCCGCCGCTGCCGGGGGTGATGGAGAGCGCCGTCGCCGCCGCGGGGAACTTCAACCGCTACCCCGACATGGCCTGCACCGGTCTGATGAACGAGCTGTCCGACCGCTTCGGGGTGCCGCTCTCCCACCTCGCCACCGGCACGGGCTCGGTCGGTGTGGCCCAGTCCCTGCTCCAGGCCACCTCCGGCCCCGGCGACGAGGTCATCTACGCCTGGCGCTCCTTCGAGGCGTACCCGATCATCACCCAGATCAGTGGCGCGACGTCCGTGAAGGTGCCGCTGACCTCCGGCGATGTGCACGACCTGGACGCCATGGCCGAGGCGATCACCGACCGGACCCGGCTGATCTTCGTCTGCAACCCGAACAACCCGACCGGCACCGTGGTCCGCCGGGCAGAGCTGGAACGATTCCTCGACCGGGTGCCCTCGGACGTGCTGGTGGTCCTGGACGAGGCGTACAAGGAGTTCGTCCGCGACGCCGACGTGCCGGACGGTCTGGAGATCTACCGCGACCGCCCGAACGTGGCAGTGCTGCGCACCTTCTCCAAGGCCTACGGGCTCGCCGGGCTCCGGATCGGCTTCGCCGTCGCCCATGAGCCGGTGGCGGCGGCGCTGCGCAAGACGGCCGTCCCCTTCGGCGTCAGCCAGCTCGCCCAGGACGCGGCGGTCGCCTCGCTGCGCGCCGAGGACGAACTGCTCGGGCGGGTCGGCTCGTTGGTGAGCGAGCGCGACCGGGTGTACGGGGGCCTGCTCGGCCAGGGCTGGAACCTGCCCGAGTCGCAGGCGAACTTCGTCTGGCTGCGCCTCGGCGAGCGGACGGTCGAGTTCGCGCAGGCCTGTGAGGCGGCGGGCGTGGTGGTCCGGCCGTTCGCGGGCGAGGGCGTGCGGGTCACGATCGGTGAGACCGAGGCCAACGACCTCTTCCTGAAGGTGGCCGAGGGCTTCCGCAAGGCGAACTAG
- a CDS encoding cytochrome ubiquinol oxidase subunit I: MNLALAPETLARWQFGITTVYHFLFVPLTISLAALTAGLQTAWVRTENQKYLKATKFWGKLFLINIAMGVVTGIVQEFQFGMNWSDYSRFVGDVFGAPLAFEALIAFFFESTFIGLWIFGWDKLPKKIHLACIWMVSIGTILSAYFILAANSWMQHPVGYKLNKATGRAELTDFWHVLTQDTTLVVVFHTLTAAFLTGGAFMVGVSAIHLRRKKHIPVMRTSLRLGLVTLVVGGLLTAVSGDQLGKVMFKQQPMKMAAAEALWDGEKSAPFSIFAYGDVAKGHNSVEISVPGLLSFLADNNFSSYVPGINDVNKQEQQKYGPGDYRPNIPVTFWGFRWMIGFGMTSFAIGAVGLWLTRKKFLLAPGLRTGDDEVPHLVLFRNKALGSRLTGWYWFIAIWTLGFPLIANSWGWIFTEMGRQPWVVYGVLRTKDAVSPGVSQGEVLTSMIVFTLLYAVLAVIEVRLLAKYVKAGPPELTESDLNPPTKIGGDDRDPDRPMAFSY; encoded by the coding sequence GTGAATCTGGCTCTGGCGCCGGAAACACTGGCGCGATGGCAGTTCGGCATCACCACCGTCTACCACTTCCTCTTCGTACCGCTCACGATCTCGCTCGCCGCGCTCACGGCCGGCCTGCAGACCGCGTGGGTGCGAACCGAGAACCAGAAGTACCTCAAGGCGACGAAGTTCTGGGGCAAGCTCTTCCTGATCAACATCGCGATGGGTGTCGTCACCGGCATCGTCCAGGAGTTCCAGTTCGGTATGAACTGGTCCGACTACTCGCGGTTCGTCGGTGACGTCTTCGGTGCCCCGCTCGCCTTCGAGGCGCTCATCGCCTTCTTCTTCGAGTCGACCTTCATCGGTCTGTGGATCTTCGGCTGGGACAAGCTGCCGAAGAAGATCCACCTCGCCTGCATCTGGATGGTCTCGATCGGCACCATCCTCTCCGCGTACTTCATCCTGGCCGCCAACTCCTGGATGCAGCACCCGGTCGGCTACAAGCTCAACAAGGCCACCGGGCGCGCGGAGCTCACCGACTTCTGGCACGTGCTGACGCAGGACACCACCCTGGTGGTCGTCTTCCACACGCTCACCGCGGCCTTTCTCACCGGTGGCGCGTTCATGGTCGGCGTCTCCGCCATCCATCTGCGCCGCAAGAAGCACATCCCGGTGATGCGCACTTCGCTCCGGCTCGGTCTGGTCACGCTCGTCGTGGGCGGACTGCTCACGGCCGTCAGCGGCGACCAGCTCGGCAAGGTCATGTTCAAGCAGCAGCCCATGAAGATGGCGGCGGCCGAGGCGCTGTGGGACGGCGAGAAGTCGGCGCCCTTCTCGATATTCGCCTACGGAGACGTGGCCAAGGGCCACAACAGCGTCGAGATCTCGGTGCCGGGCCTGCTCTCCTTCCTCGCCGACAACAACTTCTCCTCGTACGTCCCCGGCATCAACGACGTGAACAAGCAGGAGCAGCAGAAGTACGGGCCCGGCGACTACCGGCCCAACATCCCGGTCACCTTCTGGGGCTTCCGCTGGATGATCGGCTTCGGCATGACGTCCTTCGCCATCGGAGCCGTCGGACTCTGGCTCACCCGCAAGAAGTTCCTGCTGGCACCCGGGCTCAGGACCGGTGACGACGAGGTGCCGCATCTGGTCCTCTTCCGGAACAAGGCCCTCGGCTCCCGGCTGACCGGCTGGTACTGGTTCATCGCCATCTGGACGCTCGGCTTCCCGCTGATCGCCAACTCCTGGGGCTGGATCTTCACCGAGATGGGCCGTCAGCCCTGGGTCGTGTACGGCGTGCTGCGCACCAAGGACGCGGTCTCCCCCGGTGTCTCGCAGGGCGAGGTCCTCACCTCGATGATCGTCTTCACCCTGCTCTACGCCGTGCTCGCGGTGATCGAGGTGCGGCTGCTCGCGAAGTACGTCAAGGCCGGACCGCCCGAGCTCACCGAGTCCGACCTCAACCCGCCCACCAAGATCGGCGGGGACGACCGCGACCCCGACCGGCCGATGGCCTTCTCGTACTGA
- the cydB gene encoding cytochrome d ubiquinol oxidase subunit II — translation MELHDVWFVLIAVLWTGYFFLEGFDFGVGILTKLLARDRKEKRVLINTIGPVWDGNEVWLLTAGGATFAAFPEWYATLFSGFYLPLLIILVCLIVRGVAFEYRAKRPEEQWQRNWEEAIFWTSLIPAFLWGVAFGNIVRGVKIDAHKEYVGTFWDLLNGYSILGGLVTLFLFTFHGSVFTSLKTVGEIRERSRALALKLGLVTAVLALSFLIWTQVSRGDTKSLVAMVIAVVALVGAVGAIKIGREGWSFALSGITIAAAVAMLFLTLFPNVMPSSLHEEWNLTVSNASSSPYTLKIMTWCAGIATPVVLLYQGWTYWVFRKRIGTQHIADAH, via the coding sequence ATGGAACTCCACGACGTCTGGTTCGTACTCATCGCGGTCCTGTGGACCGGCTACTTCTTCCTGGAGGGCTTCGACTTCGGAGTCGGCATCCTCACGAAGCTGCTGGCCCGCGACCGCAAGGAGAAGCGGGTCCTGATCAACACCATCGGGCCCGTCTGGGACGGCAACGAGGTGTGGCTGCTGACCGCGGGCGGGGCGACCTTCGCCGCCTTCCCCGAGTGGTACGCCACGCTCTTCTCCGGCTTCTATCTGCCGCTGCTGATCATCCTGGTCTGTCTGATCGTGCGCGGTGTGGCCTTCGAGTACCGGGCGAAGCGCCCCGAGGAGCAGTGGCAGCGCAACTGGGAGGAGGCCATCTTCTGGACCTCACTGATCCCGGCTTTCCTCTGGGGCGTGGCCTTCGGCAACATCGTGCGCGGAGTGAAGATCGACGCGCACAAGGAGTACGTCGGCACCTTCTGGGACCTGCTCAACGGGTACTCGATCCTCGGCGGACTGGTGACGCTGTTCCTGTTCACCTTCCACGGCTCGGTCTTCACCTCCCTGAAGACCGTCGGTGAGATCCGCGAGCGGTCGCGGGCGCTGGCCCTGAAGCTGGGCCTGGTCACGGCCGTACTGGCACTCTCGTTCCTGATCTGGACGCAGGTCTCGCGCGGTGACACCAAGAGCCTGGTCGCGATGGTGATCGCGGTCGTGGCGCTGGTCGGGGCGGTCGGTGCGATCAAGATCGGCCGTGAGGGCTGGTCGTTCGCGCTCTCGGGCATCACGATCGCGGCCGCCGTGGCGATGCTCTTCCTGACGCTCTTCCCGAACGTCATGCCGTCCTCGCTGCACGAGGAGTGGAACCTCACGGTCTCCAACGCCTCGTCGAGCCCGTACACGCTGAAGATCATGACCTGGTGCGCGGGCATCGCGACCCCGGTGGTGCTCCTCTACCAGGGCTGGACGTACTGGGTGTTCCGCAAGCGGATCGGCACTCAGCACATCGCCGACGCGCACTGA
- the cydD gene encoding thiol reductant ABC exporter subunit CydD has translation MKPIDPRLLRYARATRLFLAAVVALGLVGAGLVVAQAMLIAEVVVGAFQDDLGAGGLRTPLLLLGAVAVGRGLVSWLTELAAHRASAAVKSELRGRLLERAALLGPEWLSGQRTGSLVALATRGVDALDDYFSRYLPQLGLAVVVPVAVLARIVTEDWVSAATIVVTLPLIPLFMALIGWATQAQTDRQWRLLSRLSGHFLDVVAGLPTLKVFGRAKAQAESIRTITSEYRRATLKTLRIAFLSSFALELLATLSVALVAVGIGMRLVHGDLDLYTGLVILVLAPEAYLPLRQVGAQYHAAAEGLAAAEEIFEVLETPLPEGGTGAVPAGPVRIEVDGVTVRHPGRMEPSLAAASLTVEPGETVALTGPSGVGKSTLLGAVLGFVAPDEGRVRISGTDLDALSLEQWRERIAWVPQRPHLFAGTIAENVRLARPDAPDTAVRDALRDAGALEFVTALPEGLETELGEGGAGLSAGQRQRLALARAFLADRPVLLLDEPTAALDGATEAGIVDAVRRLSAGRTVLLVVHRPALLAVADRVVELRPGGGGGGEAARGAGEVAVATTSRAEVSVPAPASASASAPELFTASASGGRAAPRDVLARVRGAAGGLRGRLALALVLGALALGSAVGLMAVSGWLISRASEQPPVLYLMVAVTATRAFGIGRAVFRYAERLVSHDAVLRMLAEVRVAVYRRLERIAPAGLRSTRRGDLLSRLVADVDQLQDYWLRWALPAAVAVVVSVASAGFTAWLLPEAGAVLAIGLLVAGVAVPMVSGACARRVERQLAPARGLLATRVADLLTGTGELTVAGALGRRTREAKDADSALTRIASRAAAAIALGGGLSALTCGLTVAAAALVGVQAVADGRLDGVRLAVVVLVPLAAFEAVNGLPLAVQARQRVRRSAERVYEVLDAPVPVREPEHPAAAPASPFPLEVRGLAARYDGQSRDALSDFTLTLTPGRRVAVVGTSGSGKTTLAQVLLRFLDAREGTYRIGGKDAAELAGDDVRRLVGLCAQDAHLFDSSVRENLRLARTDADEDALRDALAAARLLDWVDGLPDGLDTLVGEHGARLSGGQRQRLALARALLADFPVLVLDEPAEHLDLATADALTADLLRATEGRTTVLITHRLRGLDAVDEVVVLAEGRVVQRGAYDELALVDGELRRMLERERDSDLLQEARPA, from the coding sequence GTGAAACCGATCGACCCGCGACTGCTCCGCTACGCCCGGGCCACCCGTCTCTTCCTCGCGGCCGTCGTCGCCCTCGGCCTGGTCGGGGCGGGGCTGGTCGTCGCGCAGGCGATGCTCATCGCCGAAGTGGTGGTGGGGGCGTTCCAGGACGACCTCGGCGCCGGTGGGCTGCGGACGCCCCTGCTGCTGCTCGGGGCGGTCGCGGTCGGGCGGGGGCTGGTGTCCTGGCTGACCGAGCTGGCCGCCCACCGGGCGAGCGCCGCGGTCAAGTCGGAGCTGCGGGGACGGCTTCTGGAGCGGGCGGCCCTGCTGGGGCCCGAGTGGCTCAGCGGCCAGCGGACCGGTTCGCTGGTCGCGCTGGCCACCCGCGGGGTGGACGCGCTCGACGACTACTTCTCGCGCTATCTGCCGCAGTTGGGGCTCGCGGTGGTGGTGCCGGTGGCGGTGCTGGCCAGGATCGTCACCGAGGACTGGGTGTCGGCGGCGACCATCGTTGTCACCCTGCCGCTCATTCCGCTCTTCATGGCACTGATCGGCTGGGCCACCCAGGCGCAGACGGACCGCCAGTGGCGGCTCCTCTCCCGGCTGTCCGGGCACTTCCTGGACGTGGTCGCCGGGCTGCCGACGCTCAAGGTGTTCGGCCGGGCCAAGGCGCAGGCCGAATCGATCCGGACGATCACCTCGGAATACCGCCGGGCCACGCTGAAGACCCTGCGGATCGCGTTCCTGTCGTCGTTCGCGCTGGAGCTCCTCGCGACGCTGTCGGTGGCGTTGGTCGCCGTCGGCATCGGTATGCGCCTGGTCCACGGCGATCTGGACCTCTATACGGGGCTGGTGATCCTGGTCCTCGCCCCGGAGGCGTATCTGCCGCTGCGGCAGGTCGGCGCGCAGTACCACGCGGCGGCGGAGGGCCTGGCGGCCGCCGAGGAGATCTTCGAGGTCCTGGAGACGCCGCTGCCCGAGGGCGGTACGGGCGCGGTGCCGGCGGGCCCCGTGCGGATCGAGGTCGACGGGGTGACTGTCCGTCATCCGGGCCGGATGGAACCGTCGTTGGCGGCCGCGTCGCTGACGGTCGAGCCGGGTGAGACGGTGGCGCTGACCGGGCCGAGCGGCGTGGGGAAGTCGACGCTTCTCGGCGCGGTGCTGGGCTTCGTGGCGCCGGACGAGGGCCGGGTGCGGATCTCCGGCACCGATCTGGACGCGCTCTCGCTGGAGCAGTGGCGCGAGCGGATCGCCTGGGTGCCCCAGCGGCCGCATCTGTTCGCCGGGACGATCGCGGAGAACGTACGCCTGGCACGGCCGGACGCGCCCGACACGGCGGTACGGGACGCCCTGCGGGACGCGGGCGCCCTGGAGTTCGTGACCGCGCTGCCCGAAGGCCTGGAGACCGAGCTCGGGGAGGGCGGCGCCGGGCTCTCGGCCGGGCAGCGCCAACGGCTGGCCCTGGCAAGGGCGTTCCTCGCCGACCGGCCGGTCCTGCTGCTCGACGAGCCGACGGCGGCACTGGACGGGGCGACCGAGGCGGGCATCGTGGACGCGGTGCGCAGGCTGTCGGCGGGCCGCACCGTCCTGCTGGTGGTCCACCGCCCCGCCCTGCTCGCGGTCGCGGACCGGGTGGTGGAACTGCGGCCGGGCGGGGGTGGGGGCGGCGAGGCGGCGCGCGGGGCCGGTGAGGTGGCCGTCGCGACGACTTCCCGTGCTGAGGTTTCCGTACCGGCTCCGGCTTCGGCTTCGGCCTCGGCCCCGGAGCTGTTCACGGCTTCTGCTTCTGGTGGGCGGGCCGCCCCCCGGGACGTGCTCGCGCGGGTGCGCGGGGCCGCCGGAGGGCTGCGCGGGCGCCTCGCGCTGGCGTTGGTGCTGGGGGCGTTGGCGCTCGGCTCGGCCGTGGGGCTGATGGCGGTGTCCGGGTGGCTCATCTCGCGGGCCTCCGAACAGCCGCCGGTGCTGTATCTGATGGTGGCCGTGACGGCGACCCGGGCGTTCGGCATCGGGCGGGCCGTGTTCCGGTACGCCGAGCGGCTGGTGTCCCACGACGCGGTGCTGCGGATGCTCGCCGAGGTGCGCGTCGCGGTGTACCGCAGGCTGGAGCGGATCGCCCCGGCGGGGCTGCGCTCCACCCGGCGCGGTGATCTGCTGTCCCGCCTGGTCGCGGACGTGGACCAGCTCCAGGACTACTGGCTGCGGTGGGCGCTGCCGGCCGCCGTGGCCGTGGTGGTCTCGGTGGCCAGTGCAGGGTTCACCGCCTGGCTGCTGCCCGAGGCCGGGGCGGTGCTCGCGATCGGACTGCTGGTCGCCGGAGTGGCCGTGCCGATGGTCAGCGGCGCGTGCGCACGCCGGGTCGAGCGCCAACTGGCGCCCGCACGCGGCCTTCTGGCCACCCGGGTGGCCGATCTGCTCACCGGAACGGGCGAGTTGACGGTCGCGGGCGCGCTCGGCCGCCGTACCCGGGAGGCGAAGGACGCCGACTCGGCGCTCACGCGGATCGCGTCGCGGGCCGCCGCCGCCATCGCGCTCGGCGGCGGTCTCTCCGCGCTGACCTGCGGACTGACCGTGGCGGCTGCCGCCCTCGTCGGGGTTCAGGCGGTCGCCGACGGGCGCCTGGACGGGGTGCGGCTCGCCGTCGTGGTCCTGGTGCCGCTCGCCGCCTTCGAAGCCGTCAACGGCCTGCCGCTCGCCGTCCAGGCGCGCCAGCGGGTCCGGCGCAGCGCTGAACGGGTGTACGAGGTGCTCGACGCGCCCGTGCCCGTACGGGAGCCGGAGCACCCGGCCGCCGCGCCCGCCTCGCCCTTCCCCCTGGAGGTGCGCGGGCTGGCGGCCCGGTACGACGGGCAGAGCCGGGACGCGCTGAGCGACTTCACGCTGACGCTCACCCCGGGCCGGCGCGTCGCCGTCGTCGGGACCTCCGGCTCCGGCAAGACCACCCTCGCTCAGGTGCTGCTGCGCTTCCTGGACGCGCGCGAGGGCACATACCGGATCGGCGGGAAGGACGCGGCGGAGCTCGCGGGCGACGACGTCCGGCGCTTGGTCGGCCTCTGCGCCCAGGACGCCCACCTCTTCGACAGCTCCGTACGCGAGAACCTGCGGCTGGCCCGTACCGACGCGGACGAGGACGCGCTGCGCGACGCGCTGGCGGCGGCCCGGCTGCTCGACTGGGTGGACGGGCTGCCCGACGGCCTCGACACGCTCGTCGGGGAGCACGGCGCCCGGCTCTCGGGCGGCCAGCGCCAGCGGCTCGCGCTGGCCCGCGCGCTCCTGGCCGACTTCCCGGTCCTCGTCCTGGACGAGCCCGCCGAGCACCTGGACCTGGCGACGGCCGACGCGCTCACGGCGGATCTGTTGCGGGCGACTGAGGGCCGGACGACGGTGCTGATCACCCACCGGCTGCGCGGCCTGGACGCCGTGGACGAGGTGGTGGTGCTGGCCGAGGGCCGGGTGGTGCAGCGCGGGGCGTACGACGAGCTCGCCCTGGTCGACGGGGAGCTGCGGCGGATGCTGGAGCGCGAGCGCGACAGCGACCTCCTCCAGGAGGCCCGCCCGGCCTGA